The DNA region ATAGATTGCGCAGGTGGTACAAGGCCACAAGGGCTAGGGGTACAAGACGACGTGGTCGATCAAGGGATATAGTGGACAACACTGACAGTAGGGCTAACGACACTAGAGGACCTGATCGAAAAAGGGCTAACCTCAATCAGCAAAACGTTCAAGAATAAGTACATGTTTATTGTGTGAGTAATAGTCTAGACATGAGCTTGTAGTTACTATCACTAATAATGTTGTGTAACTTCTATTTTTGAGGAATTGCTCAACTTTTGTTAAGGAGTTTTATGCAGTCCTGGGTTATGATATTTTTCAAATTATTCCTCTCCAATTCAGTACTGCACAATTGTTGTTTTCTTGCATTTGCTTAAAAGCAATTGCTACTGCAAGCCTAATTATTCTGTACGAGGTGAAAATTCACCCTCCGTGGCTGCCTAAGCTCACCGTCCTATGGCTGCAGCTGTAGTCCAAGCAGATCAAAGACTAACCATCTGCTAATCCACGTCATACTGCCACCTTGGCGAATTACAATGACGTGCATATCTGAGACCGTATATGCACACAACATACTAGCTAATTGTAGCAATTGCACGTTTTACAACTTGATGGACTTAAGTGATATAATGTTATAAGTTATTGTATCGTAGGTGTAACTTActcttttttctttattttagaGTTTCCTTCTTGTATTTTTGAGATCCTCGTTCGAGGGTTAGAGTCTAAGAACTGCTGTAGACATTTACCCGTGAATGTTCAAGACTGGGACTTTCTCTAAAGAAGTCTAACTTGGTAGTTGAGGCACATGACTGGTTGAGTTGCTAAAGAGATTATCTAAACTGCTCAATACTCCCCCTCTAAAAAAGCACGTGTTGGTTACGTAAGTATGAGCTCTGATCAGGTGCAATACGTTTTTTGACACGGTACTTCTGTCTTTGATGTACAGAGTCCCCTCTGTTCAATCAAACGATCTTGCCAGAATTGAATTTCACATTGCAATGATTAATTCATTCGATCCCCAACCCAAATTTCTGTGCATTTGTTCAGCAATAATAATCCTGTAACTAACGCATCATCTCCACCCCAATATTAATCTAAACTAGCCAGCTTAGGTAAATATATCATTATATCTTTTCTTCAATCCGGGAAAGCATGAAAAATTTGGGAGTTATGTCTTTGTAAAGCAAGGTTATGTTAATTGGATGAAAGCTAAGGATACTTTAGAAGCCACACTAGTTGCAGGACTAATACAGATGCTAGGTTTCTCTTAACCCAAGGAACACCAACTACAATTTCAATATGTGTAAACTTGTGAGACTTGGTGAAATTTATGCTCAAGGTTTTGATATTGCTGACATTATTGTGTTACCAGGTCAACTTCATGAATTCAGTGGCCATGTATGCCAGGAGAAGTCAAATATTTTCTTTGATGTACTGAGCTTCCTGAAGGTTGCTAAAATTATGGTCAAGAAAGGAATGGCCAGAAGTTATCCATTGGTTTATCTGCTCATCGAGCTAATATTATTGATACTTCCGGAGGGAATGGCTTCAGTTCTTTTCAGCTATGTTTATCATAAAGACAGATCTGCAGAGCAAAACAGATGACAAATGGCTTCATCACTTGATGATATGCTACACTGAGAAGGATATACTTTGAGAAGTATTATTAATGATAAATAAAATCATAAAACGGCTTGAAGAGATGAAACACTGACATATGTTAGTACATCAAAAGAATTCAGCGTTACACTTCATTGTCCTCTACTTGCAGAACTTAGAATTTTGAAGTTAATATATATTTGCCTCGTGACTAATTTATTACGTCTTGTTATTGTGTATAGGTATAGATTGCTCATCATGAGGAATAATGGGCGTTATGTGTCAACTTCTTGGTGCTTTGGTGTGGTATGCACAAATTGCATATTTTACATCTTCTAATGATGTTTTTTGATTTATTCATCCGAAATATTCATATAAACTGCTTTAAGCTACAACAATGGTCTTGTATACACTGAGCCCCCGTGTATTTTTTTTTCCATGGATCCACACCCCTGTTTCCAGATATACATCAATATAGTATGTATATTGACCACTAAATTTGGAAGTCTACACATAGAACATTGTCTACAGAACTTATAATTTGATAATAGAATGTTGAAAAGAATGATTCTcgcaaaaaaagaaagaaaagcatAATGTGTTGCATCTTCAGGAGGGAAAATAAATTAAAGGGGTCTTGAGGTCTGGGTTGCATTGCATCCCTTCTTCATCCAACCCTGCCATCAAGAGATGGCTATAAGGGGGATCGATCACTCTGCTACCTGCAAGTTTCAGTAGTCGAAATTCTGGTATGTGTTGAAGGTCATGCCGAACTGCCACCACCCTGGCACGACGTTGAGGAACTGAATGTACTGCCCGCCGGTGCTGGTCACAGCGAAGCTGAGCCCCTGGCCGACGAGCCCGGAGAGCGCCTGCCAGTTGGCTCCCCAGTTCCTGGACATCTGGATCCACCCGGTGTTGTCGCCCTTGATCCACGCGGCGCCCACGGAGCCGCTGCCGGCGAGGTTCTGGATGTTGACGAGCAGGAAGTAGTTGAAGCCGGCGATGCTGAAGCGCACGCCGCCGTTGCGCCAGCACTTGACCTGCTGGTACAGCACCGGGATGACGCCGGCCTGGTAGACGCCAATGTTCTCCCACGCCGGCTGCGACATGTCAAAGTGGGGGCGCCCCGGGCCGCACCAGCCGCCGTTGGGCAGCCCGTAGTTGGCCGGGCACAGGTTGGTGGCCGAGACGGTGATCGCCGTGCCGGGCTTGCAGTACTGGCCGCCCGGCCGCGAGCCATCGCAGATGACGAGGTAGCACTGCCCGCACGACGCGCCGTCCTTGAACAGCGTCTCGCTTAGCGCCGCGTTGTTGATGCCGTACCCGGCGTTGTACAGGTTCCCGTACCCACACGCGCCGCCTGTATCGTCACAGATATACACATTCATTATATTATTAGCCACACAATCAGTACGTGCACAGTTTGCAGAAATGTTCAGATATGATATCTGGATCAGCTCTGCTCGCACCAAAGTTCAACACTATTAGTAGCAAGCTTACCCATGGTGTCGGAACCGTCGGGTCCGCCGTAGAACGTGGCGGTGCCCGGAGACcagtcggcggcggcgagcgcgaggCACGCCGCGAGCGCTGTGCACAAGATGAGGGGCTTGGCCATCTCTTGGGTCATCAGTGTAGAGGTAGCCGCTGAAGAGTGTCGAGAACGAGGTGGCAGTGAGGGTTTTGTTTGGTTTGAGCTGTGGGATGAGATGCAAAGCACTAGGGACGCCAGTGTGCTTAAATAGGAGATCGCAGGGGAGGCCAGCAGCCAGCTACGTACTAACTGACTGAAGGTGCAAGAGTTCATTAATAACTACAGCTGGGGGATTAGTGGAACGATGATGTTCGTACCTTGTGTCAGAAGCTAGTCACTGAACGGAAATCCGTGTTCCACCGAAGGCCATCCAAGCGAACTACCTAGGGTCCAGGGCATCAGAATATAATTAATGTGGGTTGGAACGAACTAATCATGGATGTTGTATTTTCATTATCCCATATAAAAACATGCAGAGTACGACGTAGTGTAAGTAGTAGCTGCCTCCGTCAAGACAGTTCGCACGGCAACGAACGATCAACTAACAAACATCCCTTCCACATTAGTTGAGGCGGGTTTAGAAGGAGGTGCAACGGAACACACGACGTCTGACCAGTTCGTTCAGAGTGAGATTAGCACAAGGAGCCGCCTGGGCAGTTGTTTAAACATTAGTTTTTCCTATATGAAAAACATTTGTTCAGAGATAGAATAATGGTGATAGGTTGTATGGTTCACTAATTGATGGTGGAAAAAACTCGTTAGTTTAGAACTATAAGCTCAAACGTGCCAGTTGTAACTCCATATCGGTTAGGCGAATAATGGGGGGCATAAGTTTTCTTTAAGCTTATGGGTTCTGAATTGTTTGAGAGACTGGACTAGAAAACTATGAAGGTGACTGCAGTTTCAACGGACTCAAGAATCAcaatgaaaaaaagaaaaaaatattcaaattcaaaCACTGGGGCTTGGTTTGGAATCTACAAATCTGACATGGATGATTGCGTTGCTGTTTGATCTGAAGTTCCTATGAATTCCCTACTTTTCAACACTGATCTAGCACATACTTTCGAGCTTTCATGACAAGGGAAAATCTCTGCAAGGGTGGACATTAGATTAGATCCATGAAGGAGTGTAACATCTTGTGTCAGACTGTTTATCTCCCTTGATTTCTCTTGGGACAAGTGGAACATGAAATGGGATCTTATATCTAAATCTAACTAGCTAATTAAGACAAATGATTGGTTGTGCACGTACCTAAATTAGCAAGCTACATTGGAGAAAATTAATCCCCTTTGTtccaaaaatatattttttggtTATATAATTAATAGTGTACCTTTCTTAGTTGACTAATGATCGATGTAGTTAGGTATAGCACTATGGAACGTAAAGTGGTTCTAGAGATAGTTTCTGATGACCCTGTTCAATCAAAAGATCACAAGGAATTATGTATTGCAACTTCAAAGCATTGACCTACACATTGCAATGATTGATCAAACAACCCAAATTCTTCTGGTTTTGTTCATCCTAAGTGATCAAGAAACGTCCTTAACTGACTCGTCCGGCCAGACTAAACTAACTTAGCTGAATTTTTCAACGATAACCAGTGTATTTAGCGTTAAGTGGTTCAACCAACCAAAAAACGTGTATAATAATTAATTACCGTAGGACTAGGAGAGAGACATGTGTGTGTTGGGGGGGGGGTGTTGTATATAATCTGTGTGTCAGAAGCTATAGACAGAACACACTTGAAGATGAAACATAGACCGATATGCGAACACTAGTGCCATCAATCTTGCATATCACCTGATGACTGGAGGCACAAGCATCATTCCCCTAATCCCAAGGGCTCAAAACTATGGTACCGAACTAACCTTGGGTGCAGTCCGGAAGTTGCATTGTCATTATCGAAATAAATGCTAATAAGCAGTCTAAGTTAGCAACCTAAATCTGTTGTAAAAGATTCGAGCAGCAACGGACGATCAACTAACATGAATTCCTTATACACATCAGTTGAAGCCCAGTCTTGTGATGAATTTAAAACCAAGCAGCAACTGAACAGAAACGAGAGTGTGTTCATTCAGAGTGAGATTAACTACACCAGGAGTGTGGATATTTGTTTAGATATTACTTTTCCTTATTAAAACAAAATTAAATGTATCCCTTTGCTGGAATGAAATAATGGAGGCATAGGGCGCACTAATTCATGGTTTAGAAAAATCACCAATTCAGAACTGAGCTGCTGGTTAAGACATGCCGGTTGTAACTAATCCGTGCTAGCTGGTTGGAAATTTTTGTTTTCGTGTTTTATTTGAACACTAGCAACTATTTGGCACTCATGAATTTGACATGATTCATTAGGCACCCATGAATTAATTTACTTCTTTTCGACCAATTCTTCATGAGAAGGACCTCAAGGGATGTAAGTTACACCCGTTTAGTATATATGCTACATCTTGTGTTAGAATATATATACCCCTTCACTTCACTTAGGATAAGTAGAAATCACAAGTGCACGATTTGTTCAGCACTTACCTAAATTATTAGCAAAATACATTGGAGAAAGCTCCAACCATTTAATTCTAAAATGTGCTTTCTCTTTATTAAACTAATGATAATTACATGTATATTACACCTAGCGTCTAGATACTTTTTTGGATGCCATGCATGCGATATGGAACCTCGATATTGTTCAGTCCATCAATCACAAGCACATATATGATCATTGCAACATCATAACATTGACCTGCTCATTGCAATGATTATTGATTCACCCGCCAATGCAAAATTCTTTCGGTTCATCCAGAATGATCAAATAACATCCTAACAACCTCATAAACTTGACCCTATACCTAAACAACTAAGCTGAATTTTGTCTGTAAACGGTGAACTGCTGTACTGGTAATGATTACAatattttttctttatttttttcaaGTAGTGTTCTGTTTGGCTGAACTGGCACTCCAGAGCCCACTTTCAAGCGTTAGACCAGTTTTGAGATGTTAGAAACTGATATTATGGGGGAACAGGGACTCGTGCCCCCTTCCAAACAAAGTTACTACCCATGGAATATGCTGCGTAGATATGTTAATAATATAAATCCGCAAGGCGGTGTATAACCTAAATAGACATCATAAAGAAGTCATCACCTAAACCACCTTTTGTTAAAACCCATATGTGGGCAACCGTTTGACACCTCTTCCTATTCTTGGCGGGTATTCCTCAAAGAAACCAACTAGGGTGTGATGGACTAACTATTTTGTGTTGTAGTCCCAAAGTAGCACACAAGTCATGACTTGCTTCTAGTTTCATCATGTAAGGCGGCACTATGAGCACCTATCTTGTGTAAATGTGAGATCCTGTGGTGTGACAAGACACTTGAATTTTAACAAGAAAAAATCGCAATATATGCTTTGTATTCTAAAACATTGCACACTTCCATTTTTGAGTGTTCAATACATGATTGTCTAGATGCAAATACATTCTCAGACACACATAAACTTTGTTCCTCAGACCATATCACTCGTTGATAGATAGGCATATGACATTTATGAGTGTATAATAAAGATTTGATGTCTAGAATAGATGTTGAGAATATGTCCGCAAAGATCTATTATATGAAAACTAGAATGTTTTTGAGATGATTTGGTACTCAAACGTCGGATATTTCAAGTGTGCACCGCCATGACAGTTACACTAGATTGGTCCCATTTAAATAAAAAACTATTCTTATAGTTGCAAATTAGAAATGGATAGGAAAACTATATGTTTCTCCCATTTTTTTTTATAAATAACCACTATAAGCATCTAAAGTCCCCCATCCATGTCCAAAATATCTACTATTAGATATGGTTTCGTAATATCAAATTTATTACTATGGATATTCATGTAAAGTTATAAAACATAATAATCAGGTTAGCCTTTTATCTTGAAGACAACAAAAAGTGAAAAAGATCAATCGAAAAGAATTGCAGTAGTATAAGGTGACATAAAGTGACTAAAAGATCATGTCGCTCTCGCTTCTATCCTACCAACCTACACTTCAACAAAGCTGTCACCTCACCTTTAAATTGAAATAATAAACTCAGATCATATATAGACATTCAGCAAGAGAAATATGGCATCTGGCTGTATTTCTTGGCCCTTAAAGTAATGTTATTATTACTCTTACTCTCATCCACCTTTTTCTGTCTTTACATTTCACGGGCTTAACAATGCAAGTTCTGGTCAATTGGAATATGTGACGTTGATATTGATCTTTTTAAATCTCTCTGGCAGATCATGATTTTGCGGAAGGGGGCTTTGAGTTCCTTAGTGTCACCACCTAGGTTTAAAAGGGAGTTAGGGATGAAGGTTAACCACATGTGGTGAGGTTTTGCTGTTTTCGCAGGGGAGACTACTTGTTGGGACGAGTTTTGGCTGGTTTGATCAAAGGAGTATAGGAGAGGAAGTTAAACCTTGAATGGATGGATGGAGAGGAAACATCGTAATCCATACATTTCAGATTCAAATAAAGGCTGGCACACACTGAATTCGCATCACATCATTTTTCGGCTGTTGAGTTATAGAATTAACCATTTTTTATGTAGTATATTAGAATTATTTGTCTTACAAGCCCATTTAGTTCCCTTTAGCAATCATGTGTGAATAGGGCACATATATATAGAGATGACAACTTAGAGAAATCTAACATAGGTCTTCCGATAGCTGGGcgattttatatatatatatatatatatatatatatatatatatatatatatatccttacAAGGCTCAAAATCTTGGCGAGACGACCATATAATGTACTCTATCTATCTAAAAAAAGAAACTCTAGCATTCAATTTTGTCCCGCAAACAATGTAATACTAGCCTATGGACTAGCAATGTAGCTCTCATCTTAATAAATCAATGCACACACGCCTTCCTTTTTTTGGGTGTGCATGATGAATGCGACATTTAAGATCCTAATCTTGTGGAGTCTGTTTCCTTTGGAACCGTATGCAATGTTGATTACCTCAGTTAACAAAAACCATCCACCGGATGGGGATGAGTATCTAATATTCAAATATTGAAGTTTATAACTCAAAAAAAATATTGAAGTTTACAGCGTTGAAagaaattcaaatttagtttaTACATCGCAGTTGTACATATCAAAGAACAAATGCATAAGGTATTGTCTACAATGTTGAATAAACGGCGAGTGCATATAGCTCCATCAAAATCAAGAGCACGCACTCACCGTTTCTCTCGTGAACCGCAACAAACGGCCAAGGACATCGACAACTCCAAAACTTTCACGTTTTAGCTAGTAGACGAAGTTCTGATTGGTGGAGAAGGCCATGCCGAACTGCCACCACGCCGGCACGGCGTTGAGGAACTGAATGTACTGCCCGCCGGTGCTGGTCACGGCGAAGCTGAGCCCCTGGCCGACGAGCCCGGCGAGCGCCTGCCAGTTGGCGCCCCAGTTCCTTGACATCTGGATCCACCCCGTGTTGTCGCCCTGGACCCATGCCGCCGCCACGGAGCCGCTGCCGCCGAGGTTCTGGATGTTGACGAGCAGGAAGTAGTTGGAGCCAGCCATGCTGAAGCGCACGCCGCCGCTGCGCGAGCACTGGACCCGTTGGTACAGGACGGGGACGGTGCCGGCCTGGTAGACGCCGATGTGCTCCCACGCCGGCTGCGACATGTCGAAGTGGGGGCGGCCGGGGCCGCACCAGCCGCCGTTGGGGAGCGCGTAGTTGGGCGGGCACAGGTTGGTAGCCGAGACCGTGATGCTGCTGCTGGGCTTGCAGTACTGGCCGCCCGGGCGTGACCCGTCGCAGGTGATGAGGTAACACTGCCCGCACGACGCGCCGTCGTTGAAGAGCGTCTGGCTCAGCGCCGCGTTGTTGACGCCGTACCCCGCGTTGTACAGGTTGTCGTACCCGGACGCGCCTCCTGTGCATCGCCGGAGACATGACACGTATGCATGCAATGTCAGCTGGAACGTAATTCGATGCAGTTCTCTTGAGCTAGCTCTTGTTGTACCGGACTATGTGCATGCTTACCCATGGTGCCGGAGCCGTCGACGCCGCCGTAGAATGTGGCGGTGCCGGGAGACCAGTCGGCGGCTGCAAGGGCGAGGCACGCCGCAACCATCGTGCACAGCATCAGGAATTTAGCCATTTCCGTTGGTAAGGAGGGAAAGAGCAGAGGACGATAGATGTTGAGGGGATGATGCATAACGCTAGGATACGATtcactaccggaaaaaagatctttgccgTGTTTTGCCGAGTATTTTTTTTTCGGGCACTCAGCAAAgatgtctttgccgagtgctttttttagacactcggcaaatacgccctttgccgagtgccttctttagacactcggcaaagataattttcaaatcatattttgaagtagtaaattaattcaaataaaaatattttcaactataaagttgtataactcatcaagatgcacaattcttattttggatatttcttcatttgataaaataaatgtaaatttgttcacaaaacatatatatctctctcgtagtttatgaaactataagagagatatataagatttgtaaacaatattagaattatcatgtcaaataaaaaaataataaaacaaccaaaataaactttgtagatcttgagaagttataaaattttacagttggcaacattttaatttgaaatcatcttgtcaacaaaaactacatctgaatatagaaaatttaaaattcgaattttgcaaatgacctcgaatggaaaaatcatcaaaattaaagttgtagatatcaaaaagttatgaaagtttgtagttgacaactttttgatttgaaatcattgtgtcatattaaaatacgtttgaagtttttaaatttgaaattcaaattttgtaaacgatctTGGATGAAcaaactaccaaaataaaagttgtagatctcaaaaagttatgccactttgtagttaacaacttttttatttgaatttatttactatctcaaacaaacAATTTGCACTCAGTTAATTATAATACAtggagaataaaaacgtaatATTGACACACTTGGTccaatggtgcagtggtagagggaGTTGTTTGTGTGCAGGAGGTCGTGAGTTCGAAACCTATCATTGACAACTTATGAAAAATTGCTGAAAAAAATGTGCAACCCATTAGATGGGGTCACTGTGCATGTCTCCCACAATAAATTTTTTTCTTGTTtcattttttggattttttccgatttacattttgccgagtgcttctctttgCTGAGTAttttttggcactcggcaaagacgtctttgccgacgaAATCGCCGccgagtgccctttgccgagtgctacactcggcaaaatttttgccgagtgtaatcggggctttgccgagtgtctgggtaGTGATTGCTTAAATAGAGAGGATGGATTTCAGGTATGGAGCACTACGCCAAAATAGCAAATAGGAGCAAGCAATCTGAGACGAGCCTCTAGGGGCTCGTCTCAGATTACAGAAAGAGAGACGCGCTAAAAATGCTCGGCGCTTTACTTTACTGTTTTGAGACGCGCGCCGCATGGTGAGACAAATGCCAGACGCGCCATTGGGATCTGAGACGCGCCTTTGTgtggcgcgtctcgcattagtTCCCACCTCCGAGATAAGCCCCGCCTGGGGAAAGTAATGCGAGACGCGTCTTAGGGGAGGAAAATAAGCCTCCCCTAGGGCGCCTCTCGCAATTGGCTTCCCCGGCGTGCAGGGGGAGGAAAACGCGAGACGCGCCCTAGGGGAGGCGTGTCTCTCATTTTCGTAATCTGAAACGCGTGggaggcgcgtctcagattactttGTAATCTGAAACGCAATAATAGGGGACGCGACTCTTGCTCGTCTCGTATTTTGCctagggcgcgtctcagattagggATTCTGGCGTAGTGGAGGGTTAGCTTATATTATCAAAAGGTAGGAGATGATAGAGTTTTATTATTTATTAATCATTCACGATAGGTTGAGGACTAGGGGAATGATGATGGTCGATCTTTGCCTTGTGTCAGAAGCTCAATATTAGAACATACATACGAAAATCCGTGTTCCATCGAAGCACGGGCGACGCGTCACGGACGAGCAAGCTAAGCACCGAGGCCTCTGACTTTGGCGTTGGAACTAATAATAGATGCTGACCTTAATCATCCGTTTCAATAAGTTTTTTTGTCTATGTTTGTTACCTCCGTCAAGAAGATTCGCGTGGCAACGAACTCAACCAACCTTTGTTGCATACTTGCACCTACATTAGTTAAAACCTTCGCCAACGCTTAGCTTGTACTTTGGATCCAAGGTCAAGCACCGATCCGAAGCATGAATGGTTTTTGCTTCATTACAATGGGATCAAACAAGATCCGTTTCTTCAGGATTAATCATATCTCCTTACCGGATTTGAGTACCATTAACGTTCAAAAAGATGACACGATTCACTAATTCATGGGTTCAAAAAGATCTGTACTACTTCAGGATTAAGCTGACAGTGTTAACGTGCTATTTGTAACTCCAAGTTGACAGGTTGAGAATTTTAAACAAGGATATATGTGGTTGCCATCAGTTTTCTTTACTATGACAGGTCTAATATATGGATTCTGGACTATTTGAAGGACTATTAAAATTTCAGCAAACTCGACAGACACTCGGTTAGTTGTCTGAATATACTTCCTAACCCATTTTATTTGACAAGTGGAAAAAGGACTATTAAAATTTGCAACACACACATTTGACAAGTTTTGTGAGGTGCCTTATGAGAAGTTCCTCTATGAATATACTTCTATAACACTAACTCGCTTTCTTTGAGGCGTGGAAATAGACGATCTCCTGGGCTAAGTGGAAAATAGAAGCGCATGAGCTTACCAAACATACGTATAACACTAACCCGTGATTTGTTCAGCACTTAGCTAAAGCAATAAGGAGCTACGTTGGAGGTAATTTAGATCCAAAAACGTGCCTTTTCGATATATAATGTGCTTATGTACAATTTCTTCTTGGTTGCAATGCCTAATAGTCTTTTTGTGAATTTGTAACACCTCAATGTGGGATGCGTTGTTCAGTACAACAATCGCAAACTATCATTGTAATATATTAGCATTGGCTACCTCGTTTAGTTCGCTAAAATGGCCTTGCAACGCTTAACTAACACATCATTCCACCCAATCTAAACTACCTTAACTAAAATAGTGGTTGATTATAATAGTAGAAATTGTCAAAATTGCATGGTTAGCTAGCTAGGTACAAGCAGTTGCATATTGTGCTCTTATTTAACTAGAGTAAATCTCTGCACAGTACTATCCCAATATCTGAATTTATTAGAACTATGTTAATTTCAATGAACATAACCATCAATATAAAAATGAAAACAGAAAAAGGGGCAAAGAAATTTCAAACACTATTAAACGCATGTTTGAAGCGGATGACTTTGACGTGATCCACTACTAGAAAAAAGCAGTAAGGGTCTTAGGCACTGTGTCTACAAGACCGAGACTAAAAGTCACGGTCTTCATCCTGGGTAAAAGAACCGGTGCCTAAAGCTCTCTTTAGCACTGGGTGAAGGTTCCACCTGGTACCAAAGTATTTTTTGTAAAAAGAATATATTAAACCCAGGAAGTGGCCCGTACACGTGCACGCAATATTTTCACGCGAAGTACGCGCGCGTGCAGTGGCCGGAATTCGAACCCGTGACCTCTTGCCTTACGCGTACCTCTCTTACTATCTCACTTACGCATCATTTGTGATTGAATGGGAGATATTTTTATTTTGAGATAATCCGTGGAGGACCTTTTAGTACCGTGTGGTAACACCACCCGGTACAAAAGGCTAGATATTGGTAACTTGTGGTGTTACCACCCGGTACTAATATGGGTGGAACCTGGTGTTACCACCCAGTACTAAAGGTCCCCTGGACCTTTCCGTCCACTTTAAAAGTACCGTCATCTTCATGCCGGTACTTTTATGGTGGATCTTTAGCATATTTTTGTCACATCCGGTTTAAAATAAAATCAAGTGCTACCTATATGTATGCCAAGATCAAATTTCATACATACATCATCAGTGAATAACAACAACAATATCACGTAAAGAACTATAAATAAAGACTTAAAAGTCTATCAAAGATAAATGCTTAATCCTAGGAACGGAggctccaaacttcacaggcaaatGACTGGAGGCTGCGTAcccctagaactcagcatcatttTCAGCAGACTTCACACCTTCTTCTTTTGAGCAGCAGTTAGCAAGGGTGAATACACTTATGGTACTTAGCAAGGCCATAAGAAATAACCACAATAACGATTTAAATTCATCTTTAAGTTTATTAATCATGAGAGAGTTCAGGCCGCTtttgaccgtgagcacggctgatatatcaattttaGACACTCTGCAGAGGCTGTACACTTTCACCAGAAGTCGCGTAAAAGTTTAGAAGAACTTTGAACCCA from Panicum hallii strain FIL2 chromosome 9, PHallii_v3.1, whole genome shotgun sequence includes:
- the LOC112878114 gene encoding expansin-A31-like is translated as MTQEMAKPLILCTALAACLALAAADWSPGTATFYGGPDGSDTMGGACGYGNLYNAGYGINNAALSETLFKDGASCGQCYLVICDGSRPGGQYCKPGTAITVSATNLCPANYGLPNGGWCGPGRPHFDMSQPAWENIGVYQAGVIPVLYQQVKCWRNGGVRFSIAGFNYFLLVNIQNLAGSGSVGAAWIKGDNTGWIQMSRNWGANWQALSGLVGQGLSFAVTSTGGQYIQFLNVVPGWWQFGMTFNTYQNFDY
- the LOC112878115 gene encoding expansin-A31-like, producing MAKFLMLCTMVAACLALAAADWSPGTATFYGGVDGSGTMGGASGYDNLYNAGYGVNNAALSQTLFNDGASCGQCYLITCDGSRPGGQYCKPSSSITVSATNLCPPNYALPNGGWCGPGRPHFDMSQPAWEHIGVYQAGTVPVLYQRVQCSRSGGVRFSMAGSNYFLLVNIQNLGGSGSVAAAWVQGDNTGWIQMSRNWGANWQALAGLVGQGLSFAVTSTGGQYIQFLNAVPAWWQFGMAFSTNQNFVY